From Camelus dromedarius isolate mCamDro1 chromosome X, mCamDro1.pat, whole genome shotgun sequence, one genomic window encodes:
- the C1GALT1C1 gene encoding C1GALT1-specific chaperone 1, whose amino-acid sequence MLSESSSFLKGVMLGSIFCALITMLGHIKIGHGNRMHDHEHHHLQAPNKEDILKISEDERMELSKSFQVYCIILVKPKDVSLWAAVKETWTKHCDKAEFFSSENVKVFESINMETNDMWLMMRKAYKYAFDKYRDQYNWFFLARPTTFAIIENLKYFLLKKDPSQPFYLGHTVKSGDLEYVSVEGGIVLSIESMKRLNSLLSVPEKCPEQGGMIWKISEDKQLAVCLKYAGVFAENAEDSEGKDVFNTKSVGLFIKEAMTNQPNQVVEGCCSDMAVTFNGLTPNQMHVMMYGVYRLRAFGHIFNDALVFLPPNGSDND is encoded by the coding sequence ATGCTTTCTGAAAGCAGTTCGTTTTTGAAGGGTGTAATGCTCGGAAGCATTTTCTGTGCCTTGATCACTATGCTAGGACACATTAAGATTGGTCATGGAAATAGAATGCACGACCATGAGCATCATCACCTGCAAGCTCCTAATAAAGAAGATATCTTGAAAATTTCAGAGGATGAACGCATGGAGCTCAGTAAGAGCTTTCAGGTATACTGTATCATCCTTGTAAAACCCAAAGATGTGAGTCTCTGGGCTGCAGTGAAGGAGACTTGGACCAAACACTGTGACAAAGCAGAGTTCTTCAGTTCTGAAAATGTTAAAGTGTTTGAGTCAATTAACATGGAAACAAATGACATGTGGTTAATGATGAGAAAAGCTTACAAATACGCCTTTGATAAATATAGAGACCAATACAACTGGTTCTTCCTTGCACGCCCTACTACATTTGCTATTATTGAAAACTTAAAGTACTTTTTGTTAAAAAAGGATCCATCACAACCTTTCTATCTAGGCCACACTGTGAAATCTGGAGACCTTGAATATGTGAGTGTGGAAGGAGGAATTGTCTTAAGTATAGAATCGATGAAAAGACTTAACAGCCTTCTCAGTGTCCCAGAGAAGTGTCCTGAACAGGGAGGGATGATTTGGAAGATATCTGAAGATAAGCAGTTAGCAGTCTGCCTGAAATATGCTGGAGTATTTGCAGAAAATGCAGAAGATTCTGAAGGAAAAGATGTATTTAATACCAAATCTGTTGGGCTTTTTATTAAAGAGGCAATGACTAATCAACCCAACCAAGTAGTAGAAGGATGTTGTTCAGATATGGCTGTTACTTTTAATGGACTGACTCCTAATCAGATGCATGTGATGATGTATGGGGTATACCGTCTTAGGGCATTTGGGCATATTTTCAATGATGCATTGGTTTTCCTACCTCCAAATGGTTCTGACAATGACTGA